One genomic window of Vibrio ziniensis includes the following:
- the ubiA gene encoding 4-hydroxybenzoate octaprenyltransferase, which produces MSAVKAKAYWQLMRMDRPIGSLLLLWPTVWALILSAQGFPDIKVLIVFVLGVFMMRSAGCVINDFADRNVDGHVKRTSQRPLPSGRVTAKEAVILFLALSIASFLLVLTMNPLTVQLSFAGLVLAFIYPFMKRFTHLPQLFLGLAFSWSIPMAWAAQANELPLIAWFVFAINVVWTIAYDTQYAMVDRDDDLMIGIKSTAILFGRYDKMIIGGLQLLTIVMMIMLGHYYQLGASYYWGLLVAGGLFVYQQHLIRHRERQPCFQAFLNNNYVGMVVAFGLLISYF; this is translated from the coding sequence ATGAGCGCTGTAAAAGCAAAGGCATATTGGCAGCTAATGCGGATGGATCGTCCGATTGGTTCATTACTGCTGTTATGGCCTACTGTTTGGGCTCTTATTTTATCGGCTCAAGGTTTTCCAGACATCAAAGTTCTGATTGTATTCGTCCTAGGTGTATTTATGATGCGCTCGGCAGGGTGTGTGATTAATGACTTTGCGGATCGCAACGTCGATGGTCATGTCAAACGGACTTCACAACGCCCTCTGCCATCAGGAAGAGTGACTGCGAAGGAAGCTGTGATTCTCTTTCTTGCTTTATCTATTGCATCATTCTTGTTGGTGCTGACCATGAATCCACTGACAGTCCAGCTTTCTTTTGCTGGATTGGTGCTTGCGTTTATTTATCCATTCATGAAGCGATTTACACACCTTCCTCAACTGTTTTTGGGACTTGCTTTTAGTTGGTCGATTCCGATGGCTTGGGCTGCACAGGCAAATGAACTGCCGTTAATTGCTTGGTTTGTTTTTGCCATTAATGTGGTGTGGACCATTGCTTACGACACTCAATATGCAATGGTGGATAGAGATGATGATTTAATGATTGGCATTAAATCGACCGCCATTCTCTTCGGTCGATATGACAAAATGATCATTGGTGGCTTACAGCTGTTGACGATTGTAATGATGATCATGTTAGGTCATTACTATCAATTGGGAGCGAGTTACTACTGGGGATTGTTGGTTGCTGGTGGTTTGTTTGTGTATCAACAGCATTTGATTCGTCATAGAGAAAGACAACCTTGTTTTCAGGCTTTCTTGAACAACAACTATGTTGGAATGGTGGTCGCGTTTGGCCTGCTGATTTCGTACTTCTAA
- the plsB gene encoding glycerol-3-phosphate 1-O-acyltransferase PlsB, protein MSSGQSLSRSLLKLPTTLLVKGTPIPSNPIEDIGIDINKPIIYVLPFRSNIDLLTLQTHAREAGLPDPLSPLEIQGENLKRYVFISSRPTLLQNDSHVPSDSIATFTDLLALHHHDQELDVQVIPASVLWGRKPGKEGREKPYLQPMNGLQKAKAVIVSGRDCLVRFSPVVSLRHMADSHGTDEAIAHKLARVARIHFSRQKLAASGPNLPQREVLFRRLMQSPAIDKAIQDEAHAKNISIEKARKAAHDIMDEIAADFSYSMIKEGSRVLRWLWNRLYQGLNINNASTVRRLAQDGHEIVYVPCHRSHMDYLLLSYVLYNEGLVPPHIAAGINLNFFPAGPIFRRGGAFFLRRSFKGNKLYSTIFREYLAELFSKGYSVEYFSEGGRSRTGRLLTAKTGMLAMTIQAMLRGLNRPVTLVPVYIGYEHVMEVSTYAKELRGKQKEKENAGLVLRTIRKLRNFGKGYVNFGEPIPLNQYLNEQVPSWTQDIDPMGATKPQWMNPLVNKLATKMMTHINDAAATNALTLCATALLASRQRALSRDTLINQIECYLNILRNVPYSNTSTVPDDSAENLVNHAESLDKFVIESDTMGDIISLDRNQSILMTYYRNNIIHLLALPSLIAQMLIRQQKLSVEKIQENVALIYPFLKQELFLSLDSEQLTEKVTHYLDELQRQDLLSINDGMVTINQAKTQVLMLLGRTISETLQRYAIALNLLVENPELGKSDLETKSQEIAQRLGRLHGINAPEFFDKGVFSALFVTLKSEGYLDSDGECHVEQTKRLARKLYSMLYPEVRLTIQESIYQYDQHLVK, encoded by the coding sequence ATGTCTTCTGGACAATCACTATCACGTTCGCTTTTAAAGTTACCGACAACGCTACTAGTAAAAGGAACACCAATTCCGTCAAATCCGATTGAAGATATCGGCATCGATATAAATAAGCCAATCATTTATGTACTACCTTTCCGCTCAAATATTGATTTGCTGACACTGCAAACTCATGCGAGAGAGGCCGGCTTACCAGATCCACTATCTCCACTAGAAATTCAGGGTGAGAATCTAAAACGTTACGTGTTTATCTCTTCTCGTCCGACGTTGCTACAAAATGACAGCCATGTACCGAGTGATTCGATTGCGACATTCACTGACCTTCTAGCGTTGCATCACCACGATCAAGAATTGGATGTGCAAGTAATTCCAGCCTCTGTGTTATGGGGAAGAAAGCCCGGTAAAGAAGGCAGAGAGAAACCTTATCTGCAGCCAATGAACGGATTGCAGAAAGCAAAAGCGGTTATTGTATCCGGTCGTGACTGTTTGGTGCGCTTCAGCCCTGTGGTTTCACTGCGTCATATGGCAGATTCACACGGTACTGATGAAGCCATTGCCCATAAGTTAGCTCGTGTTGCGCGTATTCACTTTTCTCGTCAGAAATTGGCCGCTTCTGGTCCAAATCTACCTCAGCGCGAAGTGCTTTTTCGCCGCTTGATGCAATCTCCTGCGATTGATAAAGCAATTCAAGACGAAGCCCACGCAAAAAACATTTCTATAGAGAAAGCTCGTAAAGCCGCCCATGACATCATGGATGAGATCGCAGCAGACTTCTCATACTCAATGATTAAAGAAGGCAGCCGTGTTTTACGCTGGCTTTGGAACCGACTGTATCAAGGCTTAAACATCAATAACGCTTCAACTGTACGTCGCTTAGCGCAAGACGGACATGAAATTGTTTATGTGCCATGTCATCGCAGTCACATGGACTACCTATTGCTGTCCTACGTTCTGTATAACGAAGGCTTAGTTCCACCGCATATCGCTGCGGGCATTAACCTGAATTTCTTCCCAGCGGGCCCAATTTTCCGTCGTGGTGGTGCATTCTTCCTGCGTCGTAGCTTTAAGGGCAACAAGCTGTATTCAACTATCTTCCGTGAGTATCTTGCTGAATTATTCTCTAAAGGTTATTCAGTTGAATATTTCAGTGAAGGTGGTCGATCACGCACTGGCCGCCTGCTTACAGCGAAAACGGGTATGTTGGCGATGACCATCCAAGCTATGCTACGTGGACTGAATCGCCCAGTGACACTCGTGCCTGTTTACATTGGCTATGAACACGTAATGGAAGTGAGCACCTATGCAAAAGAGTTGCGCGGTAAGCAAAAAGAGAAAGAAAACGCGGGTTTGGTACTACGTACAATTCGTAAACTGCGCAACTTTGGTAAAGGCTATGTGAACTTTGGTGAGCCAATTCCACTAAACCAATACTTGAACGAGCAAGTTCCTAGTTGGACCCAAGATATCGATCCTATGGGGGCGACCAAACCACAATGGATGAATCCGTTGGTTAATAAGCTCGCCACTAAAATGATGACACACATTAACGACGCTGCAGCGACCAACGCACTCACACTGTGTGCAACTGCACTGCTTGCTTCCCGTCAACGTGCGTTATCAAGAGATACGCTGATTAACCAAATTGAATGCTACTTAAACATTCTGCGTAACGTTCCGTATTCGAATACCTCTACGGTTCCAGATGACAGCGCGGAAAACTTGGTTAACCACGCAGAATCTCTCGACAAGTTTGTTATCGAATCCGATACCATGGGGGATATTATTTCATTAGACCGTAACCAATCGATTCTAATGACTTACTATCGCAACAACATCATTCACTTACTTGCTCTACCATCACTGATTGCTCAAATGCTGATTCGTCAACAAAAACTCAGTGTTGAGAAGATTCAGGAAAACGTTGCGCTGATCTACCCGTTCTTGAAGCAAGAACTCTTCCTCAGCCTTGATAGTGAGCAACTCACTGAAAAAGTAACGCACTACTTAGATGAATTACAGCGCCAAGATTTACTCTCGATTAACGATGGTATGGTGACAATTAATCAAGCTAAAACCCAAGTGTTGATGCTATTAGGTCGTACTATTTCAGAAACGCTGCAACGTTATGCGATTGCTTTAAACTTACTGGTAGAAAACCCAGAGCTGGGTAAATCTGATTTAGAAACGAAGAGCCAGGAAATTGCTCAACGTCTAGGTCGACTACACGGCATTAACGCACCAGAGTTCTTCGACAAAGGTGTGTTCTCGGCACTGTTTGTAACGTTGAAGTCTGAAGGCTATTTGGATAGTGATGGAGAATGCCACGTTGAGCAAACCAAGCGTCTTGCTCGTAAGCTATACAGCATGCTTTATCCAGAAGTGAGATTGACTATCCAAGAGAGTATTTATCAATACGACCAACATCTTGTAAAGTAG
- a CDS encoding diacylglycerol kinase: MYKKNPQGLMRLFKATSYSYKGICAAFKHEAAFREEALLAVVALPLAFWLDVTQVERMLMISSVLLIVLVELLNSALEAVVDRVGSEHHELSGRAKDMGSAAVFIAMIIAGYIWLEALFI, encoded by the coding sequence ATGTATAAGAAGAATCCCCAGGGCCTAATGCGCCTATTCAAAGCAACAAGCTATTCCTATAAAGGGATTTGTGCGGCATTTAAACATGAAGCTGCATTTCGCGAAGAAGCTTTGTTAGCCGTTGTCGCTCTACCATTGGCCTTTTGGTTAGATGTGACTCAAGTTGAACGCATGCTGATGATTTCAAGTGTACTACTGATAGTTTTGGTTGAACTGTTGAATAGTGCATTGGAAGCCGTTGTTGATCGAGTTGGCTCAGAACATCATGAGTTATCAGGTCGAGCGAAAGATATGGGCTCTGCTGCTGTGTTTATCGCGATGATTATTGCTGGTTATATTTGGCTAGAGGCTCTATTTATCTAA
- the lexA gene encoding transcriptional repressor LexA, translating into MKPLTPRQQQVFDLIKSKIDETGMPPTRAEIARELGFRSANAAEEHLKALARKQAIEIVPGASRGIRILVEAANDEEQGLPLIGRVAAGEPILAQEHVESHYQVDPNMFRPHADFLLRVHGESMKNIGIMDGDLLAVHKTQDVRNGQVVVARVEDDVTVKRLERRGSKVLLHAENEEFSPIEVDLTCQNLSIEGIAVGIIRNTDWM; encoded by the coding sequence ATGAAGCCGTTAACGCCACGCCAGCAACAAGTTTTTGATTTAATCAAAAGCAAAATCGATGAAACCGGAATGCCACCAACGCGCGCTGAAATTGCTCGTGAATTGGGTTTTCGTTCTGCAAACGCTGCAGAAGAGCATTTGAAAGCTCTTGCTCGCAAACAAGCAATTGAGATTGTACCAGGGGCATCTCGTGGTATCCGTATTTTAGTTGAAGCGGCAAATGACGAAGAGCAAGGTCTACCTCTTATCGGTCGTGTAGCGGCGGGTGAGCCAATCTTAGCTCAAGAACATGTAGAGTCGCATTACCAAGTGGATCCAAACATGTTCCGTCCACATGCTGACTTTTTATTGCGCGTTCATGGCGAGAGTATGAAGAACATCGGCATTATGGATGGTGACTTGCTTGCTGTTCATAAGACTCAAGATGTGCGTAATGGTCAGGTTGTTGTAGCTCGCGTTGAAGACGATGTGACGGTCAAGCGTTTAGAGCGCCGTGGTTCAAAAGTTCTACTGCATGCAGAAAACGAAGAATTCTCACCAATTGAAGTGGATCTGACATGCCAAAACCTTTCTATTGAAGGTATCGCAGTAGGTATTATTCGTAATACCGACTGGATGTAG
- a CDS encoding class I SAM-dependent methyltransferase, which yields MIMRTPQNQNSQRYQIPTNLVQPLWLRSRESLVDNGLIYDPIAATACQRCHLAPDCLSGDVDQKQLLHVTLTQLCDKQVRNFLDEHPDGWVINVGAGLDTRFYRIDNGRCHWIELDVTENLLWRQKLFHRSERYLHLCGSVSDIDWLERLPVPEFAPVLILCEHALLDCDTVQASRFIRSLGLSFAHANACIVLAGDKTCTHLGQKMGSGTYAHGFSALKEAVMNCLPWAKQVTTSSPLDSQCGRWKFWQRVLSKFAGLKQRFTPVVIYVRW from the coding sequence ATGATAATGCGCACTCCACAAAATCAAAACTCTCAACGTTATCAAATCCCTACCAATTTGGTTCAACCGCTTTGGTTACGTAGTCGTGAAAGCTTAGTCGATAACGGCCTTATTTATGATCCTATCGCAGCCACTGCTTGCCAACGTTGTCATTTAGCCCCCGATTGCCTAAGCGGTGATGTCGATCAGAAGCAGTTACTTCATGTCACCCTCACTCAACTCTGCGACAAACAAGTACGCAACTTTTTAGATGAACACCCAGATGGTTGGGTTATTAACGTGGGCGCTGGTTTGGACACTCGCTTCTATCGTATTGATAATGGACGATGTCATTGGATTGAGTTAGATGTGACAGAGAATCTTTTGTGGAGACAAAAACTGTTTCATCGCAGCGAACGCTATCTGCATTTGTGTGGCAGTGTTAGTGATATTGATTGGTTAGAGCGTCTGCCTGTTCCTGAGTTTGCTCCAGTTTTAATTCTGTGTGAGCATGCACTGCTGGATTGCGATACTGTACAAGCCTCTAGATTCATCCGCTCTTTAGGTCTGAGTTTTGCTCATGCGAATGCTTGTATTGTGTTGGCTGGAGATAAAACTTGTACCCACTTGGGGCAGAAAATGGGTTCAGGGACTTATGCGCATGGCTTTTCGGCACTAAAGGAAGCTGTGATGAACTGTTTGCCTTGGGCAAAACAAGTGACTACCTCTTCGCCACTCGACAGCCAATGTGGCCGTTGGAAATTTTGGCAACGAGTGTTGAGCAAGTTTGCCGGATTAAAGCAACGATTTACTCCTGTGGTTATTTACGTGCGTTGGTAG
- the sthA gene encoding Si-specific NAD(P)(+) transhydrogenase, with translation MALNNHFDVIVIGSGPGGEGAAMGLTKAGLNVAIIEKETSVGGGCTHWGTIPSKALRHAVSRIIEFNSNPLFCNNNSSLHSTFSSILGHAKSVIDKQTRMRQGFYDRNQCNLIFGTAHFVDANTVAVTKADHTVEHYTADKFIIATGSRPYRPHDVDFNHPRVYDSDSILNLEHDPQHIIIYGAGVIGCEYASIFRGLGVKTDLINTRDRLLSFLDNETSDALSYHFWNSGVVIRNDETYSKIEGTDDGVIVHLNSGKKMKADCMLYANGRTGNTDKLNLEVVGLKPDSRGQLSVNSNYQTEVSHIYAVGDVIGYPSLASAAYDQGRFTAQAISHGQATNKLIEDIPTGIYTIPEISSVGKTEQELTAAKVPYEVGRSSFKHLARAQIAGKDVGSLKILFHRETKEILGIHCFGERAAEIIHIGQAIMEQKGEANTIEYFVNTTFNYPTMAEAYRVAALNGLNRLF, from the coding sequence ATGGCACTGAATAACCACTTTGACGTCATCGTAATAGGCAGCGGACCTGGCGGTGAAGGTGCAGCAATGGGGTTAACCAAAGCGGGATTGAATGTCGCCATTATTGAAAAAGAAACCAGCGTAGGCGGTGGTTGTACACACTGGGGTACTATCCCCTCTAAAGCATTGCGTCATGCGGTTAGCCGCATCATAGAATTTAACAGCAACCCTTTGTTCTGTAATAATAATTCCAGTTTACACTCAACATTCTCATCCATTCTCGGCCACGCAAAAAGCGTAATTGATAAACAAACCAGAATGCGCCAAGGCTTCTATGACCGTAACCAATGCAACCTTATTTTCGGTACAGCGCATTTTGTTGATGCCAATACAGTGGCAGTAACCAAAGCTGACCACACGGTTGAACACTACACTGCCGATAAATTTATTATCGCGACAGGCTCTCGACCATACCGCCCTCACGATGTCGATTTCAACCATCCTCGCGTTTATGACAGCGACTCAATTTTGAACCTCGAGCACGATCCACAACACATCATCATTTACGGTGCTGGTGTCATCGGTTGTGAATATGCTTCAATTTTCCGTGGATTGGGCGTTAAAACCGACTTAATCAACACCCGTGATCGTCTGCTATCATTCCTAGATAACGAGACATCAGATGCGCTTTCTTATCATTTCTGGAATAGCGGTGTGGTTATCCGCAACGATGAAACCTACAGCAAGATTGAAGGTACAGATGATGGCGTTATCGTACATCTGAATTCCGGTAAGAAGATGAAAGCAGACTGTATGCTTTACGCCAACGGTCGTACTGGCAATACAGATAAGCTAAATCTTGAAGTTGTTGGTCTGAAGCCTGATTCTCGTGGTCAACTCAGCGTGAACAGTAACTATCAGACGGAAGTTAGCCACATTTACGCTGTCGGCGACGTAATTGGTTATCCGAGTCTTGCTAGCGCAGCCTATGACCAAGGTCGTTTCACTGCACAAGCGATTTCTCATGGGCAAGCAACCAACAAACTGATTGAAGATATCCCAACTGGTATTTACACCATTCCTGAAATCAGCTCTGTTGGTAAAACGGAACAAGAACTCACGGCAGCGAAAGTGCCTTACGAAGTGGGGCGTTCGTCATTCAAACACTTAGCTCGCGCACAAATCGCGGGTAAAGACGTGGGTAGTTTAAAGATTCTCTTCCATCGAGAAACCAAAGAGATTCTAGGTATTCACTGCTTTGGTGAGCGAGCTGCAGAAATTATCCACATCGGCCAAGCGATTATGGAACAGAAAGGTGAAGCTAATACCATCGAATATTTTGTGAATACCACCTTTAACTACCCAACCATGGCTGAAGCGTATCGTGTTGCTGCGTTAAACGGGTTAAACCGCCTGTTTTAA
- the fabR gene encoding HTH-type transcriptional repressor FabR codes for MKSMGIRAQQKEKTRRSLIDAAFSQLSADRSFSNLSLREVAREAGIAPTSFYRHFKDMDELGLTMVDEGGLLLRQLMRQARQRIVKEGSVIRTSIETFMEFIESSPNVFRLLLRERSGTSFEFRTAVAREIQHFAAELSEYLIATGMNREEAITQAEASVTLVFSSGAEALDLERRERDELAERLIMQLRMIAKGAFWYRKERERNRLKGGLN; via the coding sequence ATGAAATCCATGGGAATTCGCGCACAACAGAAAGAAAAAACGCGCCGTTCGTTGATTGACGCGGCGTTTAGCCAATTGAGTGCTGATCGCAGCTTTTCTAACTTGAGCTTACGTGAAGTTGCACGTGAGGCTGGCATTGCACCCACTTCTTTCTATCGCCATTTTAAAGATATGGATGAGCTAGGTCTGACTATGGTTGATGAAGGTGGCTTATTACTGCGTCAACTGATGCGTCAGGCACGTCAACGTATTGTTAAAGAAGGTAGTGTGATACGCACCTCCATCGAAACTTTCATGGAATTCATCGAGAGTAGTCCGAACGTATTTCGCCTTTTGCTTCGTGAGCGTTCAGGCACCTCATTCGAATTTCGTACAGCGGTAGCTCGTGAAATTCAGCATTTTGCAGCAGAGCTCTCGGAATATCTGATTGCTACTGGGATGAATCGTGAAGAAGCCATTACTCAAGCCGAAGCTTCAGTCACTTTGGTTTTTAGCTCTGGTGCAGAAGCCTTAGACCTTGAGAGACGTGAACGCGATGAACTTGCAGAACGTCTCATCATGCAGTTGAGAATGATAGCCAAAGGGGCTTTCTGGTATCGTAAAGAACGTGAACGTAATAGATTGAAAGGAGGGCTGAATTAA
- a CDS encoding YijD family membrane protein produces the protein MSNESSSTINHGSERKTLVLALIAGMCGDALLSWITISEVSFSIFPVIALVLSVQALYQEYLRNPVAEEIPLVGLACFFVGVFGHSAFVKAQYPAAGSNFFSIIVTLLLLLWVGKKLGFIRRSE, from the coding sequence ATGTCGAATGAAAGTAGCAGCACCATTAATCATGGCTCAGAACGTAAAACATTGGTACTTGCGTTAATTGCGGGTATGTGTGGCGATGCGTTGTTGTCTTGGATAACTATCAGCGAAGTGTCTTTCTCAATTTTCCCTGTAATCGCTTTAGTGTTGTCTGTACAGGCACTGTATCAGGAGTACCTACGTAATCCTGTCGCTGAAGAGATACCACTAGTTGGATTGGCATGTTTCTTTGTCGGGGTATTTGGTCACTCTGCTTTTGTTAAAGCGCAATACCCAGCTGCGGGATCTAACTTCTTTTCTATTATAGTGACTCTATTGCTCCTGTTATGGGTAGGGAAGAAACTGGGTTTTATAAGACGCTCTGAATAA
- the trmA gene encoding tRNA (uridine(54)-C5)-methyltransferase TrmA, with translation MATLDVNPDNYQAQLDEKITRLGEMFESYGVPELEVFESPAQFYRMRAEFRIWHEGDEMYYIMFNQQTREKYRVDQFPAASRLINDLMPLLIESMKGNDTLRRKLFQVDFLSTLSGEVLVSMLYHRQLDDEWISAAKALKQALQNEGFNLNIIGRARKMKIVLDQDFVVEKLSVNGKPYTYQQVENSFTQPNGKVAEKMLEWAVDCTQESKGDLLELYCGNGNFSLALAQNFDRVLATELAKPSVHSAQYNIAANKIDNVQIIRMSAEEFTEAMEGKREFNRLKEAGIDLKSYNCNTIFVDPPRSGMDIDTCKMVQGYERILYISCNPETLQENLDVLCKTHKVTRFALFDQFPYTHHMEAGVMLERKA, from the coding sequence ATGGCGACTCTTGATGTAAACCCAGACAACTACCAAGCGCAACTGGATGAGAAGATCACTCGACTAGGAGAGATGTTTGAATCTTATGGTGTGCCTGAGTTGGAAGTCTTTGAGTCCCCGGCTCAGTTTTATCGAATGCGTGCAGAGTTCCGTATCTGGCATGAAGGTGATGAAATGTATTACATCATGTTCAACCAGCAAACACGTGAAAAATACCGAGTTGATCAATTCCCTGCAGCGAGCCGCCTTATCAACGATTTGATGCCTCTGCTTATTGAATCAATGAAAGGTAACGACACTCTGCGTCGTAAACTCTTCCAGGTAGATTTCCTATCTACACTCAGTGGCGAAGTTCTGGTATCAATGCTTTATCACCGCCAACTGGACGATGAATGGATTTCTGCAGCGAAAGCACTTAAGCAAGCTCTGCAAAATGAAGGTTTTAACCTGAATATCATTGGTCGTGCGCGCAAAATGAAGATTGTGCTAGACCAAGACTTTGTGGTCGAAAAGCTGAGCGTGAACGGGAAACCATATACCTACCAACAAGTAGAAAACAGTTTTACTCAACCAAACGGTAAAGTGGCTGAAAAAATGCTGGAATGGGCCGTCGATTGTACTCAAGAGAGCAAAGGCGACCTTTTAGAACTTTACTGTGGTAACGGCAACTTCTCATTGGCGTTGGCTCAAAACTTCGATCGCGTGCTGGCAACCGAATTAGCAAAACCGTCAGTACATTCCGCACAGTACAACATTGCTGCCAATAAAATCGATAACGTACAAATCATTCGTATGTCGGCAGAAGAGTTTACTGAAGCAATGGAAGGTAAACGCGAATTCAATCGCTTAAAAGAAGCTGGTATCGATTTAAAGAGCTACAACTGTAATACCATTTTTGTTGATCCGCCTCGCTCAGGCATGGATATCGATACTTGTAAAATGGTGCAAGGTTATGAGCGCATTCTGTATATCTCATGTAACCCAGAAACATTGCAAGAAAACTTAGATGTCTTATGTAAAACACATAAAGTGACTCGCTTTGCTCTGTTTGACCAGTTCCCATACACCCACCACATGGAAGCAGGTGTGATGCTAGAAAGAAAAGCGTAA
- a CDS encoding TonB-dependent receptor domain-containing protein yields MNKSLLAVAVASLFSHTSFSYAQQSTASETVVVTANRFETKVSELTSPIVVVTKEDIDAIQANSLSEVLQRLPGIQIVNGGGYGKSTEIYMRGTSSKHQLILINGTRIGSATLGYADISQVPLIGVERIEYIRGPRAAVYGSDAIGGVINIITSTNSSQSKVEVGAGIGSNGYYQGNIGVSVNIGDDSWGKFAVKRQQNEGFSTLQSPYDQDDDGFFSNDVYAELGTNISSSLSASVEATYHDAESEYDSGAYAAPTYTTWENAEDSVSRSSSYSVASKVAYKSESYSSDLLLANNQDESVSVNDGDSSEYQTDRYVVNWIHRYQLTDNVAISGGYEWQQEKVSTNGDAYTIDNRSNNAFYLYSQYAINALLLEGSVRTDDSDVYGRKNTWQLGASYQFIKQLGWSINSGTAFKAPTFNDLYYPVDSYGNVGNPNLKPEESSHIESSFYGLLLDSIDWRVTAYKTKIDNLVSWEYDSATYTSSPENIDKAEIKGIEVEFAFDTGPINHSLSYDYTDAKDKESGNQLIRRAKNNVKWNASYLLNKWRFDLSTLYRGHSFNDTNNQYELDDYVLVDVAASYNLSEALVVRGRIANVFDEGYENRLDYYRTAYNTAGREFYINAAYQF; encoded by the coding sequence ATGAATAAATCCCTTCTAGCGGTGGCAGTGGCGTCGCTGTTTTCTCACACTTCTTTTTCTTACGCACAGCAGTCAACAGCTAGTGAAACTGTTGTTGTAACGGCGAACCGTTTTGAGACTAAAGTGAGTGAATTAACTTCTCCTATTGTTGTTGTAACAAAGGAGGATATTGACGCAATTCAAGCTAATTCTCTATCCGAAGTTTTACAACGTTTGCCGGGGATTCAAATCGTGAATGGTGGGGGGTACGGTAAGTCCACCGAAATATATATGCGAGGTACCTCGAGCAAGCACCAGCTAATTCTGATTAATGGGACTCGTATTGGTAGTGCTACTTTAGGCTATGCAGATATAAGCCAAGTACCTTTGATTGGTGTTGAGCGAATTGAGTATATTCGTGGGCCTCGTGCCGCGGTATATGGCTCAGATGCGATTGGTGGTGTGATAAATATCATCACCTCGACAAATAGCTCTCAGAGCAAAGTTGAAGTAGGTGCCGGTATTGGTAGTAATGGATACTATCAAGGCAACATTGGAGTTTCAGTTAACATTGGTGATGATAGTTGGGGTAAGTTCGCGGTTAAACGTCAACAAAACGAAGGCTTTTCAACTCTTCAATCTCCGTATGATCAAGATGATGACGGCTTCTTTTCCAATGATGTTTATGCAGAGCTAGGCACCAATATCTCCAGTTCACTTTCAGCATCTGTTGAAGCTACTTATCATGACGCTGAAAGTGAATATGATAGTGGTGCATACGCTGCACCAACTTATACGACTTGGGAAAATGCAGAAGATAGCGTTTCGCGTTCAAGCAGCTATAGCGTCGCGAGTAAAGTTGCGTATAAATCTGAATCCTATTCAAGTGATCTTCTGTTAGCGAATAATCAAGATGAATCGGTAAGCGTAAATGATGGTGACAGTAGTGAATACCAAACGGATCGTTATGTTGTTAACTGGATACATCGTTATCAATTGACAGATAACGTCGCTATTTCTGGTGGTTATGAATGGCAACAAGAGAAAGTAAGTACCAATGGCGATGCATATACAATAGATAATCGAAGCAACAATGCTTTTTACCTTTACAGCCAATATGCAATCAATGCACTTCTTTTGGAAGGTAGTGTACGAACTGATGACAGTGACGTTTATGGTAGGAAGAACACTTGGCAACTAGGTGCTTCATATCAGTTCATCAAGCAGTTAGGGTGGTCTATTAACTCTGGTACTGCTTTTAAAGCTCCTACTTTTAATGACTTGTATTACCCTGTGGATAGTTATGGAAACGTGGGTAACCCGAATTTGAAACCAGAGGAATCTAGTCATATTGAATCTTCTTTTTATGGTCTGTTACTTGACTCCATAGACTGGCGTGTTACTGCCTACAAGACGAAAATCGATAACTTGGTGTCTTGGGAATATGATTCAGCAACGTATACCTCTTCACCAGAAAATATTGATAAAGCGGAAATTAAAGGTATTGAAGTTGAATTCGCTTTTGATACAGGGCCGATCAACCATAGTTTGAGTTACGACTATACCGATGCAAAAGATAAAGAATCTGGTAATCAATTGATACGTAGAGCAAAGAACAATGTTAAATGGAATGCATCTTACTTATTAAACAAGTGGCGATTTGATTTATCTACGCTTTATCGAGGTCACAGTTTCAATGACACCAATAATCAATACGAGCTGGACGACTATGTCTTGGTCGACGTTGCAGCAAGCTACAATCTGTCAGAAGCTCTAGTTGTCAGAGGGCGAATTGCTAATGTATTTGATGAAGGTTATGAAAATAGACTTGATTACTATAGAACTGCCTATAACACAGCAGGTAGAGAGTTCTATATCAATGCTGCCTACCAATTCTAA